The DNA region ACGACCATACAACCACCCCTGACTGTCGAACCAACGGCCGGAAGCGAAAAAGGTCAGTTTTTTGGAAATGCCGGGAATCGGACCGGAGAGGGAAAGATCCGCGTTCATCAGGCTCGCGGGGTTGATCTTTTCAATATTGAGAAAAGTGCTTTTATGGGACGATACCTTATCGCCGAGATAGAACTCGGCGTTGCCGCTGTATTTTTCACCGCCGTCCTTGGTGACGATGTTCACCAGACCCGACATGGCCTGGCCGTATTCTGCGTTGAATGTGCCGCTGACCACCTGCAGCTCCTGAATGGCGGTATTCTCCACAGACACCGAAAGACCGCCCCACATGGGATTGGATACCGCCACACCGTCGATCATGTAGCCGATCTCGCTGGCGCGGCCGCCACGGATGTGCAGAGCGCCGTTGGCCCCTTCGGTGATGCCGGCTTTGGTCTTGAGCACATCGGTGAAGGATTCCACCGGCATCTCCTTGATCTCCTCTGTGGTGACGATCGCGCGGCCGGAGGTCACATCCTTTTGCACCATCGGCCGTTCAGCGACCACGGTGATTTCGTTGCCGATATCCAGAACCGTGGAGGACAGGTTGAAATCGATGGTGGTCGTGTGATCGGTCTGCACCAACACTTCTCGCTGGATCACCGGCGTGTAGCCCATCATGGCGGCGCGCAGGTTATACCGGCCCGGCGGCACATTGATGATGAAATAATCGCCGTCCAGACTGGTGACCGCGCCCATGCTGGTGCCTTCCAGGATCAGGTTGACGCCGGGCAGCGGTTCTTTGTTACCCGCGTCCTTGACCACGCCGGCGATCTTGCCGGTGGTGCCGGCCCACAGAAGCGCAGGCAGGCAAAGAAAAAACAGTGTTCTCTTGAAGCTGACCATGAGTAACCTCATGTGAAAATGAAATAGGTGAAACCTATTCGTTGTTAGTAAATAAAGCAAGCATCTTGGCCGTTGCTGTGTCGCATGCGATAGCCAAGGGCGAGGGATCCAGCGTCGCACAGAGCCTTCCCATTTGTCATTCTGAGCCCGCAACCCTGTATTGCAACAATCCCGATGCCGTTGCAAAGGGCGAAGAATCTAGCGTCGCGCGAAGCTTCACACTTTCGCTTTTTCCGTTCGTCGCCGATTCCCTTCCTTTTGTCCTTCTGAGCCCGCAACCCTGTATTCCAACAATACCGATGCCGTCGCGAAGGGCGAAGAATCCAGCGTCGCACAGAACCATGCCCGTTAACTTGTTCAGTTCGTCGCTAGATCCTTCGGCGCTCAGAGTCTGTGAACAGACGCTGCCGTTCACTGTTTTGCGCCTCAGGAGGACAAGACTGGAAATGGTTTTTTAGTTGAGCTTATTCTTTGTTCCACGCATACCAATCTGCACTCAAGTCAATCCAGTGCGGATTCATGGATTCTATCAACTCGATCTTTTTGCTTCTCGTCCACCCTTTTATCTGCTTTTCACGACCAATGGCATATCCAACATCGTCCGTGGATTGAAAATAAACTAATTTAAAAATGTTGTATCTAGAGGTAAAGCCTTTTTTCACTTTGAATTTATGCTGATACACTCTGCGTTCGATGTTATTAGTCATACCCACGTAAAGAGTTTTGCTGATGCTTGCCATAATGTAAACATAGTAGGTTTTCATGAGCGCTCGAGATTAATAGCAATCACCCAACAAGCATTTTCCCTTTTGTCATTCTGAGCCCGCAACCCTGTATTCCAACAATACCGATGCCGTCGCGAAGGGCGAAGAATCTAGCGTCGCGCGGAACCATGCCCGTTTACTTGTTCAGTTCGTCGCTAGATCCTTCGGCGCTCAGAGTCTGTGAACAGACGCTGCATTCCACTGTTTTGCGCCTCAGGAGGACAACATT from bacterium includes:
- a CDS encoding GIY-YIG nuclease family protein, whose translation is MKTYYVYIMASISKTLYVGMTNNIERRVYQHKFKVKKGFTSRYNIFKLVYFQSTDDVGYAIGREKQIKGWTRSKKIELIESMNPHWIDLSADWYAWNKE